In Mycobacterium sp. Aquia_213, the sequence CGAATACCTGAGGCAGAAGAACACGGACAACACGCCGGTCATGTTCGCCCGGGTCGACGACCCCGAGCATCATCGGTTGCGGCGCATGCTGACCGGCGACTTCACCTTCCGGCGTTGCGAAGCGATGCGACCCCAGATCCAGGCATTGGTCGACCATCATCTCGACGTGATGATCCGCAACGGGCCGCCCGCGGACCTGGTGCGTGACTTCGCCTTGCCGGTGCCGTCATTGGTGATCGCGCTACTGCTGGGGGTGCCGTCCGAGGATCTCGCGTCATTCCAGCAATACACCGCGGTTGGGCTGGATACGAGGGCATCCGACGACGAAAAGGCACACGCCGGTGCCGCGATGTTTGGCTACCTCCTGGAATTAGTGGGGCGCAAGGAACAAGATCCGGCTGACGACCTGATCGGCCGCTTGGTTGCCGACTACGTCGTGACAGGCCAGCTCACGCGCGAGACGGCGGCCTTTTCCGGGATGACCCTGCTGGTCGCCGGCCACGAGACCAGCGCCAACATGATTTCACTGGGAACGGTTGCGCTGCTGGAACGTCCCGAGATCTTCAAGCTACTCGGCGACACCGACGATCCCGCCGTAGTCGCCAACATCGTCGAAGAGCTGATGCGTTATCTGTCCATCGTGCACAGCCAGGTGGATCGGGTGGCGACCGTGGACTTCGAACTCGGCGGACAGTTGATCCACGCCGGCGACATGGTCCTGATGAATATTCCCGCCGGGAATTGGGATGTCGAGTTCGTCGACAATCCGGAATTCTTCGATGTAGAGCGAAATACTCGCGGTCACTTAGGGTTTGGCTACGGCGTGCATCAATGCATCGGGGCGAATCTCGCTCGCGTCGAAATGCAGTCAGCATTCACCACGTTGGCGAGACGCTTGCCCGGGCTGAGATTGGCGGTAGCTCCGGATGAGCTGAAGTTCAAAGAGGCCGATATCTACGGCATGAAAGAGCTGCCGGTGAGCTGGTGAGGATCCGATGACGAACGATTTGCGATTCGATGAGCAGGTTGCCGTCATCACCGGCGCCGGCGGCGGCCTGGGCAAGCAGTACGCGTTGCTCCTCGCGTCGCGTGGCGCGCGCGTCGTCGTCAACGACATCGGTGGTTCGGTGACCGGCGACGGATCCGACGCCACCACGGCCGACGCCGTCGTCGACGAGATCCGCGAACTGGGCGGTGCGGCCGTCGCCGACAGCCACAGCGTGACGAGTGCCGAAGGGGGACAAGCGATCATCGATGCCGCCGCGAGCACGTGGGGGCGAGTGGACATCGTGATCAACAACGCCGGCATCGTCCGCGACGCACCGTTCGAGGACATGACGGCGGATCGGTTCGAACCGTTGCTGGATGTGCATCTCAGGGGTGCGTTTCACGTGACGAGGCCGGCCTGGAAAGTCATGCGCGAACAGGGATATGGGCGAATCCTCAACACGACCTCGGCCGCCGGAATCCTGGGCAACGCCGGCATGAGCAACTATGGTTCGGCCAAGACCGGGCTGCTCGGCTTTACCCGCGTTCTCGCCGCCGAAGGTGCCGACCACAACATCAAAGTCAATGCCGTCGCGCCGATCGCCTACACCCGGATGCTGACCCACTCGATAGACAGCGCCGGACAGCCGAACGACGAAGCGTCCCAGGCGGTATTGGATGACCTGGTGAACCAATATCTGAAGAAGCTGGATCCCGGGCTGGTAGCTCCGGTGGTCGCCTTCTTGACCCACCGAGATTGCCCGGTGTCGGGCGAGATCTATACCGTTGGCGCAGGGCATGTTTCGCGGTTCTTTATCGGGCGGACGAAGGGCTTCTACAGTCCCGAACTGTCCATCGAGGATGTGCGGGATCACCTCGCCGAGATCCGCGACGAAGCCGGATACACGGTGCCTGGTGGACCTGCCGACGAGATGGCCGAACTCTTCGCCACTCTCATGTCTTCCTGAGCTGCGGCCAACGTCGAGTTGTCGGGCCACAAGCCGGCGAATTCGCCCAACAAGTCGACGTTCGAAATCAGCAGCCGAACGCGATCCCGATCCCGTCGGGCGGCGGCACCGACCGCAGACAGCCGAACTGCTGGATTCCGGCGCCGCTGAACTTTGCGGCCGACTGGCGGGCGTAGTTCACGCAGAACAGGCCGGCCGGGTCGGCGCGACAGCGATAGTCGTCGTAGGACAACGTGTCCCCGGCCGCCAACTCGGCCCCATCGCCGTTGACGAACGGACCCGGGTCGGCGCGGGCCGCCCCGATCTGCAGTTGCATCCCGTCGAAGGTGACCCAACCGCCTTTCCACTCGCCGTAGGCCGTCTCCGGCCGGGGCGGGGGATGGGCCAGATCGACCAGACAGGTCAGTGCGCCGCCAGTGTGCGCGGAATCCGTTGTACACGCGACCGGGCGCCCAGGAGGGCTGGCCGTCACGGTGAAGGCGACGTCGTTACCGAGCTGCGTGGTCACGCCGTCCCGGGTGACGGCGTGATAGCGGGCCGGATCGGCGGGATGACCTGCCTCGATCCATGCGATGACGTCCGAGATCGGCGCGCCGGACGCCGGTGGCGCCGTCTGCCCCGGCGGTTTACTCCCCGGCGAGACCGCGGTGGTCGGGGAGAAACCCGAAACCGCCGTCGTGTTCGGGGTCCGGCTCTGCGCCGACTGGCCCCCGCCGCTGTGCGAGCATCCGGCAACCAGTACCGAGAGTGTGACCAACGTGGCCATTCGCATCCCGACAGGCTATCCGTCACACCGTGGATTTAACCGCTCCGCGCGCCCTACATACGTAGTGTCGGCTACCGTCGGCGTATGCACGAGCGCACTATCCGCGCACGCACCGCCAACGGCATCGTGGAGGGCTTCACCCGCGACGGCGTCAACCGCTGGCGATCCATCCCGTACGCCCGGCCGCCGGTCGGGCGGCTGCGCTTCCGGGCACCGCAGCCGGTGCAGCCGTGGTCGGGCGTGCGTCATTGCCACGGTTTCACCAATTGCGCGCCCCAGGAGCGCCGCTACACGTTGCTCGGTCTCTCGGGTTCCGGAGGCAGATACCAGTCGATGAGCGAGGATTGCCTCACCCTCAACGTCGTCGCGCCGGAGTCAGGCCACGACGGACCGCTGCCCGTCATGGTCTTCATTCACGGCGGCGGGTACATCATGGGCAGCTCGGCGGTGCCGCTGTACGACGGTGCGGCGATGGTCCGCCGCGGTTGTGTCTACGTCTCGGTCAACTACCGCTTGGGTGCGCTGGGATGTCTTGACCTGTCGTCGTTGTCCACCCAGGACATCACCATCGACAGCAACCTGTACCTGCGCGACCTGGTGATGGCGTTGCAGTGGATTCGGGACAACATCGCGGAATTCGGTGGCAACCCAGACAACGTCACGATCTTCGGCGAAAGCGCTGGCGCCTGCATCGCCGCCACGTTATTGGCCGTCCCGGCCGCCGAGGGCCTGTTCGCCCGGGCGATCGCGGAAAGCCCGGCCTCGGGCCTGGTGCGGTCGAAGGAGATTGCCACCCAGTTCGCCGCCCGGTTCGCCGATCTGCTCGGTACGCGCCCCGAGGACGCCGCCGGCACTCTGATGCAGGCATCCCCCGCCCAGCTCGTAGAAACCCAAAATCGCCTGATCGAGCAGGGCATGGAGAGCAAGTTGGGCGCCTTCCCGATCGGCCCGGTGATCGGCGACGACATCCTGCCCATCGACCCCGTCGAGGCCATGGAGTGTGGTCGGGCGCATCGGGTCCCGCTGATCGTGGGCACCAACGCCGACGAGGGCCGGCTGTTCACCCGATTCCTCAAAATGCTGCCCACCAACAAATCGATGATCGAAGAGTTGTTGGCTGACCTGGAACCGGCTGTCCGAGAACGCATTACCGGCGCTTATCCGGGTTACCCGTCGTCGGCGGCATGCATCCAGCTGGGTGGCGACTTCGCCTTCAGCTCGGCGGCCTGGCAGCTCGCCGAGGCGCACAGCGGTCACGCGCCCACGTATCTGTATCGCTACGACTACGCGCCACGGATGCTGCGCTGGTCCGGGTTGGGCGCGACCCATGCCACCGAGCTGCTGGCCGTTTTCGACTTCTATCGAACCCGACTCGGCGCGTTCCTGACCGCGGCGGCCGATCAGCGCGCCGCGCTTCGGGTGAGCAACCAGGTGCAACGCCGTTGGCGAGCGTTCAGTCGCAGCGGCGTCCCGGGTGACGACTGGCCCGCCTATACCGTCGACGACCGCGCCGTGATGGTCTTCGACCGCAAGAGCCGCATCGAGTTCGATCCGCACCCGCATCGCCGGATGGCATGGGCGGGCTTCTCATTGGCGCAGTGACCTGGCACGCTGGCGTGGCACGCTAAACCGTCAGCGAAACTCGGCAGAGGACGTCAATGGAGACCCAGCCCGTCGAACGACCCAGCGATCTCACGGCTTCGTGGCTGACCGCCGCGATCGGCGCCGGAGAGGTCGCCGACTTCGAAACCGAGCGCATCGGCACCGGCCAAATGAGCGAGTGCTACCGCGTAAGGCTCAGCTACTCCGATGGGGCCGCGGGACCCGAGTCGGTGGTGTTGAAGGTCGCCGCCAGTGATCCGGTGAGTCGGCAAACCGGGTTGGCACTGGGCCTCTACGAGCGCGAAGTTCGTTTCTACGCCGATCTCGCGCCACGCCTGGGCGGCCCGATCGCGCCGTGCTATCACGCCGCCATCGACACTTCGACGGGGGTCTTCGATCTGCTGCTCGGCGATGCCGTTCCGGCGGTTGTAGGAAACGAAATCGCCGGTGCCACAATCGAACAGGCCACCATCGGGGTCGTCGAGCTGGGGCGGCTGCACGGCCCGCTGCTCGGCGACACCTCGCTGGCCGAAGCGTCGTGGCTCAACCGCGACGCCCCGCTGAGCCAAGCCATGATCGCCCCGCTCTACGCCGGCTTCCTCGACCGCTACGGCGACCAGATCGCGCCGGCACACCGCTTGGTGTGCGAGCGCCTGGTCGGCGCGTTCGACGCCTACCTGGCCGCCGAAACGGAGCGGAACAAGATCCTGGGCCTGGTGCACGGCGACTATCGCCTGGACAACATGCTGTTCGGCGCCGAGGGCGCCGACCGGGCGCTGACCGTGGTCGATTGGCAGACCGTCTCCTGGGGTGCGCCATTCACCGACCTGGCCTATTTCCTCGGCTGTGCACTGCCGACGGCGGATCGCCGGGCGCACTACGACGCGTTGCTGCGGGCTTACCACGAGGCGCTCGGGCCGCAGGCACCGATCACGCTCGCCGACATCGCCGAAGGTGTGCGCCGGCAGGGCTTTTTCGGCGTGATGATGGCGATCGTTTCGTCGATGCTGGTGGAACGCACCGAGCGCGGCGACCAGATGTTCATGACGATGCTGCAACGGCACTGCGATCACGTGCTCGATACCGACGCGCTGGCGACGCTGCCGAACGCGGTGGCGCCGGAGCCGCTGCGGCCATCGGATGACGACGAACTCGCGCATGTCCCGACCGACGAACCGCTGTGGAGTGAGAGCTGGTATGCCGACTTCGTCGATGCGGCACAGGGATTCGGCGGCTGGTTTCGGATCGGTCTGGTCGCCAACCAGCAGGCCGCCTGGGTTCAGGTACTGCTGTGCGGACCCGACCTCCCGACCGTCGCCGTGCTGGATTACGAAGTTCCGCTGCCCGAGGACCCGTGGGTGTTGTCCACAGATGCCTTCGAAATCGGCCACTCCGCCACTGCGCCGCTGCAGACCTATCGGGTCGACGTGCGGGCGCAGGGGCAGTCCTACTCGGACCCGTCGGCGTTGTTGCGGGGCGCACCGGGAACGCCCGTCGACCTGACGTTGAACCTGGTGTGGACCACCGACGGCGCCCCGTACCAGTACCGGGTGACAACCCGCTACGAAATCCCTTGCACCGTAACGGGAACCGTCACCATCGACGACACCACCTACCAGATGGATTCCGTTGCGGGACAGCGCGATCACTCGTGGGGAGTCCGCGACTGGTGGAGCATGGACTGGATGTGGAGCGCGCTGCACCTCGGCGACGGCACCCACCTGCACGGGTTGGACCTCGACATCCCGAATGTTCCCCCGGTGGGTATCGGCTATATCCAGGACCCCGACCGAGAAGTCACCGAACTCCACACCGTGACCAACCCACGATCCTTCGGCGCCAACGGTTTACCGCTCAAAATGACCTTGAGCCTGGAACCCGGTGGGCTCACCGGCGACGTGGACATCCACGGTCACGCACCGGTGCTGCTGACCGGACCTGACGGACAGGTGAGCGAGTTCGCCCGCGCCTGGGTCAGCATCGACACCGCGGACGGGCGGACCGGCGTCGGCTGGATGGAATGGAACCGCAACCTCACGCGACAGACCTAGGCGCGGTGCCGACCGCCGCGTCATCACCCGTCGTGGTGATGGGCGTCTCCGGATCGGGCAAGTCGACGGTGGGTTCCGCACTCGCACAACGGTTACGCGTGCCCTTCGTCGACGCCGACAGCCTGCATCCACCGGCAAACGTCGCCAAAATGACTGCCGGGCAACCGCTTAACGACGACGATCGCCGTCCGTGGCTGGACAGAGTCGGGGAGTGGCTGGCCGATCATCGCGATGGTGGGGTAGCGAGTTGTTCGGCGCTCAAACGCGGCTACCGCGACCTGTTGCGCGCCCACAGCCCGCGGGTCGTGTTCCTGTATCTGAGCGGCTCGCCAGGGATGATCCGCGCTCGGCTGGCCGCCAGGCCGGACCACTTCATGCCGGCCGCGCTGTTGCGGTCGCAATTCGACACGTTGGAACCGTTGGGCGCCGACGAGTCCGGGGTCACCGTCGATATCGACCACGATGTCGACACCATCGTCGACATATTTCTGGCAGGTTAGGCGATCACCAGGGGAGCTTGCGACGACGGGTCTTGACCGGCGCACCGACTCGTTCGCGCGCGGCGTCGGCCAACTCGTTGCCGTGCGCGCGGGCGGTATCGGCCCATTCCTCCCCGCGGGCTCGGGCGGAGTGGGCCAGCTTTTCGCCGCGCTTGCGCGCCTCCCTCGCCAGCGGTGCGGCCTTGTCGGCCGCCTCGTCCGCCAGCTTTTCGCTGCGTTTGCGCGCCTTTTCGGCCTTCTCGGCGATCTCGTCCGCCAGCTTTTCGCCCCGCTTGCGGGCCTTCTTCGCCAGCGGTGCGCTGCGTTCGGCGGCGGCGCTGGCGAGCTCGCGGCCCCGGTCCAGGGCAACCTCGGCGTACGGCGCGCCCCGTTCGGCCGCGGTGTTCGCGAGCTCGCGGCCCCGGTCGAGGGCGGCTTCGGCGTACGGCGCGCCTCGTTCGGCCGCCGTGCTGGCCAGTTCGCGACCGCGTTCGGCGCCGAGTTGCAGTCCGTGGGCGATTTTTTCGCCGAGATCGCCGAAGTCGGTGTCGAACAACGCGTCGTCGGATCCGGGTAGTGCCGAGGACACCCGCTCGGAGAGGCGCTCGGCTGCCCGGCGGCCGCGCCATCCCAGCGACGGTTTGCCCGCGGTATCGGCAGACGCGATCATCAATCCGCCCAGCAGGCTGAGGTCTTTCAGGAACTCGCGACGGCGCTCGGCTTTGCGCTCCGGGTCGTGCTCATTCCAGAAGGAATAGGTGCCCAAGTTGGCCGGCAGCACCGTCAACGCCAGTACGGCCGAGGCAACGCGCGGCATTTTGCCGGTGGCCAGCAGCAGCCCGCCCCCGATCTGCACACCGGCGGTTATCTGGGCGAACGTCTGGGGGTCGGCGGGGATGCTGCGGGCCACCTGATCGGGCAATGCCTGCAGACCGTCCACCGCGGGTGCGGCGGCCTCCGCGGCTGCCTTGGGATTTAGTAGGGATTCAACCCCTTGGCCGATAAAGGCAACTGACAACAGGGGCCGTGCAATTCTGCGGATCACCATGGCTGGGGGGTTACCCGACCGTTCGGCAAACAAACCGACGCGCCCATTACCGCAGCTGACGGCGATATGGTGGAGCGCGTGCGAGCGTTGATCATCGTCGACGTGCAAAACGACTTTTGCGCGGGCGGCTCGCTGCCCGTCACCGGCGGCGCGGAAGTGGCCGCCGCCATCAATGACTATCTGGCCGGCGAGCCCGGCTACCAACACGTCGTGGCGACCAAGGACTTCCACATCGACCCGGGGGACCATTTCTCCGACCACCCGAACTATTCGTCGTCCTGGCCACCGCACTGCATCGCCGGAAGTCCCGGAGCGGAATTTCGTTCCGACCTCGACACCCGGCCGATTGAGGCGGTATTCCACAAGGGCGCCCATGCGGCGGCCTACAGCGGCTTCGAGGGCGCCGACGACAACGAGACGTCGCTACTCGACTGGTTGCGGCAGCGGGGCGTCGACGAGGTCGACATCGTCGGTATCGCCACCGACCAGTGCGTCCGGCGAACCGCCGAGGACGCGGCACGCAATGGCTTACGCACCCGGGTGTTGGTCGATCTCACGGCGGCGGTTGCGCCAAGTTCGGCCGCCCAAGCCCTTGCCGAAATGCGAAGTGCGGGAGTCGAATTGATAGAGGTCGTCTGATGGTGGTGCCACTTGATCGAGAGTCCCTGCTGGCCGCGGTGGAGCGCTCGCCACGGGCCGCCGCCGCGCACGACCGCGCCGGTTGGGTCGGATTGTTCACCGAGGACGGGCGCATCGAAGACCCGGTCGGCGCACGGCCGCACCTGGGGCGGATCCAGATCGGGAACTTCTACGACACCTTCATCGGCCCCCGCGAGATCAAATTCCATCGCGATCTCGACATCGTCTTCGGCACCGTCGTGCTGCGCGATCTCGAGCTCGAGGTATCGATGGGTTCGGCTGTCACGATGTACATACCCGCTTTCCTGCGCTACGACCTGCGAGAAGCGAACGGACAGTGGCAGATTACTCATCTCCGGGCGTACTGGGAGCTGCCCGCGATGATGCTGCGGTTCCTGCGGAGCGGAGCGCAGGCGCTCTCGCCTGCCCTGGCACTGTCGCGAGATCTGCTGGGCAATCAAGGGCTGTCGGGAACTGCGGGCTTCATGAGCGGCTTTCGCCGGGCGGGTGCACGTCAGAAGAGGCTGGTGCAGACATTCCTCGGTGCCGTTTCGCGCGGCGATACGTTGGCCGCTGCACACGCGCTATCGCCCTCCGCCACAATCACTTTGGGTGAGACCGATCCGCTCGACATCGCCGAATTCGCGGCGGAACTCAACGGGGCGAACTGGACCAAGATGAACGGTGCGGGGTCCACGGTCACCGTCTCGCTCAATTCGAGTCACGGGCGCGGCATTATGTTCGCGGACCTGAGCCGACGCGGCAAAGCGATCAATCAAATCCGCTATTTTCCTGCCTGAACGGGCGTCCTGATTCGGTCTCTACCAGCATCGCGCGCAGCCACAGCCGAGCGCGCAGGTCACCGCCGCCCCTCCGACGACGCGCATCGCGTGATTGCATGTATTGCCGGGGACCTGACGGGTGCCGTAGAAATAGCTCTCATGAAACAGAGGCAAACGATGAGTGTGGTCCGAACCGTTGGCGTTGGGGTGGCGATCACCGCCTTGCTGACCGTCACGACAGGCTGTGGCAAAGACGAAAAGCCATCTTCCTCGTCGTCGTCGACGTCCTCGTCGACCTCCGCGGCGTCGTCGAGTTCGGCAGCATCCTCATCGGCGTCGAGTGCGGCGCCTTCGGGAACCGCACCTTTGGCGGACTACTCCAACTTGCTGGTCACGGCCGCCGACATCGGCGCCGACACGACATTGGGTCCGCCGGAGCAGAACCCTGGCGGCGTGGCCGGCGTGGCGGTGACCTTCAGCAACACCTCCAAAACCCACACCATCACCGATCTCCTCGTCATCTTTGCCGACGCGGCTTCGGCCGCCCAAGGAGCCAAAGATCGCCCGGCCTCGCTGGGCAAGTACGTCACCGGAACCGCGCAGCCGTTTTCGGTGGGGACGAACGGGGTCATCGTCGTCGGCCCGTCGCCCGACAACACCAAATCGGTGACCTACGTGGTGTTCTCCGAGGGCAAGGCCGTCGTCGACCTGGAGTTCGACAGCGGACCCAATGACGCCGCTCCGCAGGACTTCGTGCTGGACGTGGCCAAGAAGCAGGACGACGCGGTCAAGACCCGCCTGACCAGCTAGTAGCCCTGGATCACCAGCAGCGCCAGCGACGCGGCTGACAGGCACAGGAACGCGCCCGGAAAGGCGATGTTGTACAGGACGCGTGCCCGCAGGTGCGTCAGCACCGCGCCGACGAAGTAGAGGACCAAGCCGGCCGCGGCCGCGACTGCTAAACCCGGTAGACCCACCAGACCGGCAAGCAGTCCGACGGCCCCGGCGAGCTTGGTCGCCCCCAGCGCCGGTAGCCAGGAGGGTGGCACACCGACCTCGGCCGAATTTGCCAGGACGAATTTCGCGGGGATGAAATCGGGTACGGCGATGCCGGCCGTGATGATCGCGGTGATCAGCGTGATCACCAGGGACGCGGTGTGCATTCGAATCTGGTCCTTTCCATCGTTGCATCCGTTGTGGTGCAGCTACTTCCGCACCGGCGAGCCGGTTGCGCCGCGGCGCGCGCGCCGGCGCACAATCGGTATGGTCATGGTGCTGGTCTCTGCTGCGCAGAATTCGATCGATGCGGTCACCTTCTTGACGACTCCCGTGTGGAAAAGGTGACCCATGACCGAAAACCTGGTGGACCTCGACGATCTGGCGCAGCGGTTCGAGGCCGACCGTCAGCACTTGCGGGCGGTGGCGTTTCGGCTGCTCGGCTCGATGGCGGATGCCGACGACGCGGTGCAGTCCGCGTGGCTGAAGGCCAGCCGTGCAACCGGCGTCGGCGACATCGTCAACCTGACCGGTTGGTTCACGAAGATCACCGCGCACGAGGCGTTCGACCAGCTGCGGGCACGCCGGCGCCGGGCCGAGCAACCGTTGGCCGACGCCGGAGAATTCGACCGGCCGGCCGTCGCCGGGCCGGCGGACGAGGAGGCGCTGCTGGCCGATGCGGTCGGCGGCGCGATGCTGGTGGTGCTGGACCGCCTCTCGCCCGCGCAGCGCGTCGCGTTCGTCCTGCACGATGTTTTCGCCGTGCCCTTCGAGACGATCGCCGACGTGCTGGACCGGTCGCCGACGGCCGCCAAGAAGCTGGCGAGTCGGGCCCGTGCGCGACTGCACGACGGCTCGCCCGCCCAACGCCCTCACCTGGCCCAGCACCTCGAGATCGTGGAGGCGTTTCTGGCGGCGTCGCGCGGCGGCGATATCGCCACGTTGCTCGAGCTGCTGGCTCCCGACGTGGTGCGCAGGGTCGATCGCGCGCTGGTTCCCGACGACGTGGCGGCCGAGGTGTGCGGAGCTCGTGAGGTCGCCGAGGAGACGCGTCAGTTCGCCCAGCGCGCGCGGGCCGGCGTGGTCATGGTGATCGACGGTGTCCCCGGCATCGTGATCGCGCCGCGCGGGCGGGTGCAGATCCTGTTGCAGCTCGCCATCGGCGCTGACAACCGCATTCACGCGATCGACATCACCGCCGACACCGATCGTCTGCGCCGGGCGGTACTCGCGCTGCCGGGGTGCCCGTCTCAGGCATATTCCAGCCCCATCGGGTACCAAGGACATGGGACACGGCCGGTGGGGTCGTCGATGATGGGTCGAGAACGGGAACACGATGCTCGATAGGCCGTTCGGACGGCGGAGCTTGATGCGGGGCGCTGGCGCGCTCACCGCCGCGGCTCTGGCCCCCTGGGCCGGCGGCTGTGCGTCCGACGACGACGCGTTGACGTTCTTCTTCTCGGCCAACCCGGACGAGGCCGCCGCCCGCCTGCGTGTCGTCGCCGAATTCGAGCGCCGCCACCCCGACATCAAGGTTCGGGTGGTGCGGTCCGGGCCGGGAGTGATGCAGCAGTTGTCCACGTTTTGCGCGGGTGGCAAATGTCCGGACGTGCTGCAGACGTGGGAGTTGAGCTATGCCGAGTTGGCCGCCCGGGGAGTGTTGCTGAACCTGAACGACCCATTGGCGCGCGAGCAACCGTTCGCCGCCCAAATGAAGGCGGACAGCGTTGGGCCGCTGTATGACACGTTCGCGTACAACGGTGAGCAATCCGCTTTTCCGGAGCAGTGGTCCGGAAATTACCTGTTCTACAACAAGCGGCTCTTCGCCGACGCCGGCGTGGCGCCCCCGCCCACGGCCTGGGACAAGACGTGGACTTTCGCCGAATTCCTTGACACGGCCCAGGCGTTGACCAAGAGGGACGCATCGGGGCGAGTCACGCAGTGGGGTTTCGTCAACACCTTTGTCTCGTACTACTCGGCCGGATTGTTCGCCCTGAACAACGGCGTACCGTGGTCGACGCCGCGGAGAAATCCGACCCATTTCAATTTCGACAACCCGGCGTTCATGGACGCGGTGCAGTTCTACGCCGACCTCGCCAACAAGCACAAGGTGGCACCCAACGCTTCCGAGGTGCAGTCAATGTCGACACCCGATCTGTTCGCGGCGGGCAAGGCGGCGATCGCGCTGGGGGGTCACTGGCGATACCAGACCTTTATTCACGCCGAGGGATTGGATTTCGACGTCGCCCCGCTGCCGGTAGGGCCGTCCCTGCCCAGTGGCCATAGCGCCTGCTCCAACATCGGCACCACCGGACTGTCCATCTCGGCGAGCAGCCGACGCAAGGACCAGGCTTGGGAATTCGTCAAGTTTGCCTGCGGCCCCGTCGGTCAGGCGATCATCGCCGAATCCTGCCTCTTCGTACCGGTGTTGCGCTCGGTGCTTGCGTCGGATGGATTCGCCAAGGCCCACCAGGGGATTCGCAATCTCGCGGTGCTCACCGAAGGGCCGTCCTACTCGGAAGGTTTGCCCGTTACCCCGGCATGGGAAAAAATCGTGGCGCTGATGGATCGCAACATGGGACCCGTCTTGCGTGGGTCTCGCCCCGCGACCTCGCTGACCGGGTTGTCGGGCGCAGTTGACGAGGTGCTGCGAAACTCATGACAGCGGTGAACAAATCAGCCGTGCTCCCGGCAGCCACCGCGAGACGGCGTCCCCAGGGGCCGTATCCGTCGCGGCGACGAGCCTGGGCGGGACGCATGTTCGTCGCACCCAACCTGGCCGCGGTTGCGGTGTTCATGCTCTTTCCGCTCGGGTTCTCGCTCTACATGAGCTTTCAGCAGTGGGACGTGTTCAGAGCACCAAAGTTCGTGGGCATGAAGAACTTCGAAGACCTGTTCACGTCCGATCCGTTGTTCGTCATCGCCATCCGCAACACCGTGGTCTTCACCCTCGGGACGGTGATACCTACCGTCGTGATCAGTCTGGTCGTCGCCGGCGTCCTGAACCGAAAAGCCAAGGGCATCGCCATCGTTCGGACCATCGTCTTCATGCCACTGGCGATCTCGTCGGTGGTGCTGGCGGTCGTCTGGCAGTTTGTCTTCAACACCGACAACGGGCTGCTCAACATCATGCTCGGCTGGGTGGGGATCGATCCGGTCCCGTGGCTGGTTGACCCGAATTGGGCGATGGCCTCGCTGTGCGTGGTCGCGGTGTGGCGGAGTGTGCCGTTCGCGACCATCATCCTGCTGGCCGCGATGCAAGGAGTACCGCAAACCGTGTACGAGGCAGCCAAAATCGACGGCGCGGGCGAGATACGGCAGTTCTGGTCGATCACCGTGCCGCTGATCCGCGGCTCGGTGTCGTTTGTCGTCGTCATTTCAATCATTCACGCGTTCCAGGCTTTTGACATGGTCTACGTCCTGAATGGCTCGAACGGC encodes:
- a CDS encoding cytochrome P450, producing the protein MSTTSDLSSDTDLPVIPVPRAAHCPLHPPAEFANWREESGLRRAMYHGQPAWVVSRYQDIRAALVDPRLSADTIPEYLRQKNTDNTPVMFARVDDPEHHRLRRMLTGDFTFRRCEAMRPQIQALVDHHLDVMIRNGPPADLVRDFALPVPSLVIALLLGVPSEDLASFQQYTAVGLDTRASDDEKAHAGAAMFGYLLELVGRKEQDPADDLIGRLVADYVVTGQLTRETAAFSGMTLLVAGHETSANMISLGTVALLERPEIFKLLGDTDDPAVVANIVEELMRYLSIVHSQVDRVATVDFELGGQLIHAGDMVLMNIPAGNWDVEFVDNPEFFDVERNTRGHLGFGYGVHQCIGANLARVEMQSAFTTLARRLPGLRLAVAPDELKFKEADIYGMKELPVSW
- a CDS encoding SDR family NAD(P)-dependent oxidoreductase translates to MTNDLRFDEQVAVITGAGGGLGKQYALLLASRGARVVVNDIGGSVTGDGSDATTADAVVDEIRELGGAAVADSHSVTSAEGGQAIIDAAASTWGRVDIVINNAGIVRDAPFEDMTADRFEPLLDVHLRGAFHVTRPAWKVMREQGYGRILNTTSAAGILGNAGMSNYGSAKTGLLGFTRVLAAEGADHNIKVNAVAPIAYTRMLTHSIDSAGQPNDEASQAVLDDLVNQYLKKLDPGLVAPVVAFLTHRDCPVSGEIYTVGAGHVSRFFIGRTKGFYSPELSIEDVRDHLAEIRDEAGYTVPGGPADEMAELFATLMSS
- a CDS encoding carboxylesterase/lipase family protein gives rise to the protein MHERTIRARTANGIVEGFTRDGVNRWRSIPYARPPVGRLRFRAPQPVQPWSGVRHCHGFTNCAPQERRYTLLGLSGSGGRYQSMSEDCLTLNVVAPESGHDGPLPVMVFIHGGGYIMGSSAVPLYDGAAMVRRGCVYVSVNYRLGALGCLDLSSLSTQDITIDSNLYLRDLVMALQWIRDNIAEFGGNPDNVTIFGESAGACIAATLLAVPAAEGLFARAIAESPASGLVRSKEIATQFAARFADLLGTRPEDAAGTLMQASPAQLVETQNRLIEQGMESKLGAFPIGPVIGDDILPIDPVEAMECGRAHRVPLIVGTNADEGRLFTRFLKMLPTNKSMIEELLADLEPAVRERITGAYPGYPSSAACIQLGGDFAFSSAAWQLAEAHSGHAPTYLYRYDYAPRMLRWSGLGATHATELLAVFDFYRTRLGAFLTAAADQRAALRVSNQVQRRWRAFSRSGVPGDDWPAYTVDDRAVMVFDRKSRIEFDPHPHRRMAWAGFSLAQ
- a CDS encoding phosphotransferase, with product METQPVERPSDLTASWLTAAIGAGEVADFETERIGTGQMSECYRVRLSYSDGAAGPESVVLKVAASDPVSRQTGLALGLYEREVRFYADLAPRLGGPIAPCYHAAIDTSTGVFDLLLGDAVPAVVGNEIAGATIEQATIGVVELGRLHGPLLGDTSLAEASWLNRDAPLSQAMIAPLYAGFLDRYGDQIAPAHRLVCERLVGAFDAYLAAETERNKILGLVHGDYRLDNMLFGAEGADRALTVVDWQTVSWGAPFTDLAYFLGCALPTADRRAHYDALLRAYHEALGPQAPITLADIAEGVRRQGFFGVMMAIVSSMLVERTERGDQMFMTMLQRHCDHVLDTDALATLPNAVAPEPLRPSDDDELAHVPTDEPLWSESWYADFVDAAQGFGGWFRIGLVANQQAAWVQVLLCGPDLPTVAVLDYEVPLPEDPWVLSTDAFEIGHSATAPLQTYRVDVRAQGQSYSDPSALLRGAPGTPVDLTLNLVWTTDGAPYQYRVTTRYEIPCTVTGTVTIDDTTYQMDSVAGQRDHSWGVRDWWSMDWMWSALHLGDGTHLHGLDLDIPNVPPVGIGYIQDPDREVTELHTVTNPRSFGANGLPLKMTLSLEPGGLTGDVDIHGHAPVLLTGPDGQVSEFARAWVSIDTADGRTGVGWMEWNRNLTRQT
- a CDS encoding gluconokinase, with protein sequence MEPQPHATDLGAVPTAASSPVVVMGVSGSGKSTVGSALAQRLRVPFVDADSLHPPANVAKMTAGQPLNDDDRRPWLDRVGEWLADHRDGGVASCSALKRGYRDLLRAHSPRVVFLYLSGSPGMIRARLAARPDHFMPAALLRSQFDTLEPLGADESGVTVDIDHDVDTIVDIFLAG